A section of the Bacillus sp. HSf4 genome encodes:
- a CDS encoding helix-turn-helix transcriptional regulator — MKNKVKIARVQVDLTQQQLAEKVGVTRQTISLIEKGKYNPTLKLCLEICYAVNKSLDEVFWISREDQLHEDD; from the coding sequence GTGAAGAATAAAGTGAAGATCGCTCGTGTTCAAGTCGACTTAACACAGCAGCAATTAGCAGAAAAAGTGGGTGTTACTCGGCAAACGATTAGCTTGATTGAGAAAGGTAAGTATAATCCCACGCTAAAATTGTGCCTGGAGATATGCTACGCAGTGAATAAGTCTTTGGATGAAGTATTTTGGATTAGCAGGGAGGACCAGTTACATGAAGATGATTAA